One Nostoc sp. UHCC 0302 DNA window includes the following coding sequences:
- a CDS encoding TIGR00300 family protein: protein MTSLIRFLMCPPDHYDVDYVINPWMEGNIHKSSRDRAVEQWQGLYHILKQHAIVDLVTPQKGWPDLVFTANAGLVLGDNVVLSRFLHKERQGEEPYFDEWFEANGYTVHKLPKDLPFEGAGDALLDREGRWLWAGYGFRSELDSHPYLAKWLDIEVLSLRLIDERFYHLDTCFCPLANGYLLYYPGAFDSYSNRLIEMRVAAEKRIAIEEADAVNFACNAVNVDSIVIMNKASDALKARLADAGFQVLETQLTEFLKAGGAAKCLTLRVTEPVRDEIHANVSVESRVIRMEGHLLDAGLINRALDLIVDAGGSFQVLNFNLGEQRQSTSAAEVKVSAPSHEVMEEIISRLIDLGAVDLPQDERDAKLEPVIQDGVAPDDFYVSTIYPTEVRIKGQWVKVENQRMDGAIAITQTPNGIVARCKILREVKVGDQVVVDVLGIRTIRKTESRELRNTQEFSFMSAGVSSERRVELIVEQVAWELRKIRDAGGKVVVTAGPVVIHTGGGEHLARLIREDYVQALLGGNAIAVHDIEQNMMGTSLGVDMKRGVAVHGGHRHHLKVINTIRRHGSIAKAVEAGIIKSGVMYECVHNHVPFVLAGSIRDDGPLPDTQMDLIKAQEEYAKHLEGAEMILMLSSMLHSIGVGNMTPAGVKMVCVDINPAVVTKLSDRGSIESVGVVTDVGLFLSLLIQQLDKLTSPYVAKVG from the coding sequence ATGACTTCCCTGATTCGTTTTTTGATGTGTCCGCCTGACCACTACGATGTAGACTATGTGATTAATCCCTGGATGGAAGGAAATATTCACAAGTCATCGCGCGATCGCGCCGTGGAACAATGGCAAGGACTATACCATATTCTCAAACAACACGCCATTGTAGATTTAGTAACACCCCAAAAAGGTTGGCCTGACTTAGTTTTTACAGCTAACGCCGGGTTAGTACTGGGGGATAATGTCGTTCTCAGTCGCTTTTTACACAAAGAGCGTCAAGGAGAAGAACCTTACTTTGACGAATGGTTTGAGGCTAATGGTTATACAGTACATAAACTTCCTAAAGACTTGCCTTTTGAGGGAGCAGGGGACGCACTGCTAGACCGAGAAGGACGTTGGTTATGGGCGGGATACGGTTTCCGCTCAGAATTAGATTCTCACCCCTATCTAGCGAAATGGCTGGATATAGAAGTGCTGTCTTTGCGACTGATAGATGAGCGTTTCTATCACTTGGATACTTGCTTCTGTCCGCTAGCAAATGGCTATTTACTGTACTATCCTGGTGCTTTTGATTCCTACTCCAACCGCTTAATTGAAATGCGCGTTGCAGCAGAAAAGCGAATTGCAATTGAAGAAGCTGATGCAGTTAACTTCGCTTGTAATGCGGTGAATGTGGATAGCATCGTCATTATGAACAAGGCGAGTGATGCTTTGAAAGCACGCCTTGCAGATGCAGGTTTTCAAGTACTGGAAACACAGCTTACAGAATTTCTCAAAGCTGGTGGTGCGGCTAAATGCTTAACCTTGCGGGTGACGGAACCAGTTAGAGATGAAATTCATGCCAATGTCTCGGTAGAAAGCCGCGTCATTCGTATGGAAGGGCATTTGCTAGATGCAGGTTTAATTAACCGCGCCTTGGATTTGATTGTGGATGCTGGCGGAAGTTTCCAAGTTCTGAATTTCAACTTGGGAGAACAGCGCCAAAGTACCTCAGCCGCCGAGGTGAAGGTATCAGCACCATCCCATGAAGTGATGGAAGAAATCATCTCCCGGTTGATTGATTTAGGTGCAGTTGATTTACCGCAAGATGAGCGGGATGCCAAACTAGAGCCAGTTATCCAAGATGGTGTAGCTCCTGATGATTTCTACGTCAGTACTATTTATCCCACAGAAGTGCGGATTAAGGGTCAGTGGGTAAAGGTAGAAAATCAACGGATGGATGGTGCGATCGCCATTACCCAAACACCTAATGGTATAGTAGCTAGGTGTAAAATCTTACGCGAAGTCAAAGTAGGCGACCAAGTAGTTGTAGACGTACTGGGTATCCGCACTATCCGCAAAACTGAATCACGGGAACTTCGCAATACCCAAGAATTCAGCTTTATGTCGGCAGGAGTTTCCAGCGAACGACGGGTAGAATTAATTGTCGAACAAGTAGCTTGGGAATTGCGTAAAATTCGAGATGCAGGCGGTAAAGTTGTTGTCACAGCTGGGCCTGTAGTTATTCACACTGGTGGCGGCGAACACTTGGCGCGGCTGATTCGGGAAGATTACGTGCAAGCGCTGTTGGGTGGGAATGCGATCGCTGTCCACGACATCGAGCAAAATATGATGGGGACTTCCCTCGGTGTGGACATGAAACGCGGCGTTGCTGTTCATGGAGGACATCGCCATCACCTGAAGGTGATTAATACAATTCGTCGTCATGGCAGCATTGCTAAAGCAGTTGAGGCGGGGATAATTAAGAGTGGCGTCATGTATGAGTGCGTCCATAATCATGTGCCTTTCGTGCTGGCTGGCTCGATTCGCGATGATGGGCCTTTACCTGATACCCAAATGGATTTGATTAAGGCACAAGAAGAATATGCTAAACACCTCGAAGGTGCGGAGATGATTTTGATGCTGTCATCAATGCTGCACTCGATTGGGGTGGGGAATATGACTCCTGCGGGTGTAAAAATGGTCTGTGTGGATATTAATCCAGCTGTGGTGACTAAATTAAGCGATCGCGGTTCGATAGAATCGGTAGGTGTGGTTACAGATGTCGGATTGTTTTTGAGTCTACTAATACAGCAGTTGGATAAGTTGACGAGTCCTTATGTTGCTAAGGTAGGTTAA
- a CDS encoding DUF2085 domain-containing protein gives MTGVAIRKELQVNWVSWIADFLLVGMVFGPPIAPFLAASGVSLLGGIADIIYFMGNHVCPQPTLGLDLAPPFVMAVCMRCYGTVTGLLITRLLYGVTGGKGFYWLNQYGLGGAALTSVLMMAYPLELAAQVFGWWNFNNYVVTPFGLITGLAWGLFTMPILHDWQRRTNS, from the coding sequence ATGACGGGAGTTGCTATTAGAAAAGAGTTGCAAGTTAATTGGGTCAGTTGGATTGCTGATTTTCTGCTGGTGGGAATGGTTTTTGGCCCGCCTATTGCTCCTTTTCTGGCTGCGTCTGGTGTGTCTTTGCTTGGCGGTATTGCGGACATTATTTATTTCATGGGTAATCATGTATGTCCGCAACCTACTTTGGGATTAGATTTAGCTCCGCCGTTTGTTATGGCTGTGTGTATGCGCTGCTACGGCACTGTTACGGGTTTACTGATTACTCGTCTACTGTATGGCGTAACTGGTGGTAAAGGTTTTTACTGGTTGAACCAGTATGGTTTAGGTGGTGCAGCCCTGACTAGTGTGCTAATGATGGCTTATCCTTTAGAATTGGCAGCACAGGTTTTTGGTTGGTGGAATTTTAATAATTACGTAGTTACGCCGTTTGGGTTGATTACGGGTTTGGCATGGGGATTATTTACGATGCCAATTTTGCACGATTGGCAGCGAAGAACCAATTCATAA
- a CDS encoding pentapeptide repeat-containing protein has protein sequence MAQNKKKFNFTKWGFVLGTPIAIAGAIATVVTVPEFRCSVGLKAETCVVPKAVVQLITLKETGEPLDGVRIQFISQGAPEIQWTNNAGYAKVQIPSKGDVDLILSKENYPTQNFTINLENEQTTTRQIRFKASGVPEVKPIASSPATSSVAKQPERTSAPLVSTNTTNSSPDDASKNLETLTKTKKCSKCYLVGVDLGSANLERGDLTGANLRGARGCPRLNGANLSGADLRGFSTSCGGFDLQGANLRGANLKGANLKSANLRGADLTGTNLSDANIDYADLAGAILPDDAKSPK, from the coding sequence GCCCAAAACAAAAAGAAGTTTAATTTTACTAAATGGGGTTTTGTTTTAGGAACTCCAATTGCTATTGCTGGAGCTATCGCTACTGTAGTAACAGTTCCAGAATTTAGGTGTTCTGTCGGGCTAAAAGCAGAAACTTGTGTAGTTCCAAAAGCAGTGGTTCAACTTATTACACTAAAAGAAACAGGAGAACCTTTAGACGGAGTAAGAATTCAGTTCATTTCTCAAGGTGCGCCTGAAATTCAATGGACTAATAATGCTGGTTATGCTAAAGTTCAAATTCCTAGTAAAGGTGATGTTGACCTTATTCTAAGTAAAGAAAATTACCCGACTCAAAACTTCACAATTAACTTAGAAAATGAACAAACCACAACTAGACAAATAAGATTTAAAGCATCAGGTGTGCCAGAGGTTAAACCAATTGCCTCTTCACCTGCAACTTCATCTGTTGCAAAGCAACCTGAAAGAACTTCTGCACCATTAGTTTCTACAAATACAACTAATAGTTCACCTGATGATGCTAGTAAGAATCTTGAAACTTTAACAAAAACGAAGAAATGCTCAAAATGTTATCTAGTTGGCGTTGACTTGGGTTCAGCAAACTTAGAACGGGGTGATTTGACAGGTGCTAATCTGAGAGGCGCTCGTGGTTGTCCTCGTCTCAACGGTGCCAATCTCAGCGGTGCAGACCTGCGTGGTTTTAGTACTAGTTGTGGAGGATTCGACTTGCAAGGAGCTAACTTGCGTGGTGCTAACCTCAAAGGCGCAAATTTAAAATCTGCTAACCTGCGTGGTGCTGATTTGACTGGTACTAACTTATCTGATGCCAACATAGATTATGCAGACTTGGCAGGGGCTATTTTGCCAGATGATGCCAAATCTCCTAAATAA